The following DNA comes from Novipirellula caenicola.
AAACAGACGCTGGTTGTAAATCGACGTGTCGTGAAAAAGATGGTCCAATCGAGTCCGCTGGGTGGTGCTGCTGCGTCGCACCAAACCGTGAACGGTATACCCTTGCTCGAGGAGCCATTCGGTTAGGTAGGATCCGTCTTGACCGGTGATTCCTGTGATCAGTGCTGACTTCATCCTATCAACTCCAATTGGCAATCCTCGAGCTTGACGCTGACGCCTTGCTCCATAAAGCGAACGCAAACGAGCAGCCGCGTCTCTTGTTCGCGGCGGAGGATCGTGCCCTCGTAACCGGCGAATGATCCGCTGCGAATTCGTACCTGTTGTCCCGGCTCAAGACGACTTTCGATCGTCATCGGAACGCCGAGTTCGATCAAACTTTGGATCTGTCGTAGATCGGCGACAAATTCGTCGACCTCGGTAATCTCCGTTGCCTTTTGGACGCAGCCGCTACAGATCGCTTGGTAACGAGCTTCGTCGTTCTCGCCACACACGAAAATGTAATTGCTAAACAGCGGGACATAGGATGTCCGCATCCGTCCGGCAGGGGAACGTTTTCGCTGGGGAACCATCGGTCCGTAGTGCCAAACCTCGTGCTTCTGCAGGTGCCGCATCAATTGCTTTTCCTGCCGCGA
Coding sequences within:
- the nusG gene encoding transcription termination/antitermination protein NusG produces the protein MPILPQEPDCFPEDLLSHPTAESKIWWLMYTKSRQEKQLMRHLQKHEVWHYGPMVPQRKRSPAGRMRTSYVPLFSNYIFVCGENDEARYQAICSGCVQKATEITEVDEFVADLRQIQSLIELGVPMTIESRLEPGQQVRIRSGSFAGYEGTILRREQETRLLVCVRFMEQGVSVKLEDCQLELIG